The sequence ATCTTGTTCATATAGTTTGAATGAAGTACGATGTATAATGGAGGTAACACTTTTCTCTGATATTTAAGCTtatgatgaaatattttatatgtcAGGTTGAATTCCTGGGCTATGTATAGAGTTCCAAAACTAATTCAATGGTATATGGACAAAAATTTTGGGGACACGACTCTTATACATTAAGTTCTACTTACAGGCAAAGGCCCGGAATGTCACAATTTGAGAATAAGAACATGAGATTGTATGAAAGGGTGTTTGCCAGTGTGGCTGGGTTCTTAAATGAAGCCAAGTTTAATTCAACTGTATGACTCTCAATTTAATCAGAGTAAAAGCTAAATTGGCTGTGTCACTTCAACCACAATATAAGATTATTATTTCCCGCAACAGGAGAAAAGTGAatgttctctgtaaaatgggattgatTACCCATCATTGATTCAATTTAAGATTAATACCAATTATTCCTAACACCAAAgataattataaattatatttgtCAGATATGTAGTGAAGGATAAATTTGTAAATACCCAGAGAAATAgaagttaaataaatgaaaatccaTTATCTCATTAAATACTCAATTACTAAGACAATGCTTCTACAGTCTTTATATTTGCTTTTACAATGTTTAATTCATTCTTTATCCACTAAtgcattaaaaaacccattgcctttcaaTGGATTCTGCCTGACAGTGACActatagaaatgaaaattaaaaattagaaaaatggtCAAGATTTTAAAGTCATATGACTCTTGCAAGTAATTTCTTAGGCCATATAAAATTTTTcagcaaagtattttttttttctccatcattaAAACATCTGACAAACCATTTCTCCcagtatgtttttattttctttggaattTAATCTAGACAtattgagaaagaaaagagaaggaaatacaAGTTATTCAAGCAAAACTGAGTTAATAAGATAGAACCGATATGCCTAATTACAAATGACAGGctgcatttcattttattttgaataagTTTAAGTGAATATTGCTGTGGAACACATTGGCaaattcaaatgatttttttagattttcttaTGGTGGATGGGAGTCCTATTGAGGAGGACTCAGTAATTGCACCGAattccaaaaaatatataaaagtaaattaataaagtatatataatatttatgatGATTGAGCAGGCAAAATAATAGCATGTAACACAGATACAGCAGGGACTCATTGCTATACTTTGCATATTCTTATTTTCTGAGATCCATTTCTAAGCCTCCAGTACAGCCTATCAAAATTATCATTCAGTCACATTGGAGCTCTTTGGAAAACATGTTCAGGTTACAGACCAAATTTACTCAATTTTGCATTCATGTATATAAGATTaccacaaatatacacacacagatgcacacacaaatacatacactATTCACTCAATAAAACTTGGTGGACTCAAGATTACACTCCCATTTCCTTGAGGTTGttcattctagtctgtcctgaaCTAAATGCCTTCTTCACTGAAATGTGTCTCCTAAAATCCTGCACATTCTCCACGCCAACTTCAAATAATAACTCTTTTATGAGGATGTATTTCTAATGTCTCTAAATTCATTCCAATTATTCCTTGCCCCAAGCCTTCTAGGGTAATTGTTATAGTTGGCTTTATGCAACAGCCACTTTCTTTATTGCTCCAATACTATCATTAAATTATGCATTCCTTGAAGGCATGTCTTATCTTTAGTTCCATTTGttcgtgtgtgtgtataaacatgCAAAAAAGGAGTACTTATTGAGAACTTACTTTACATGTCTTATGGGAAAGAGGAATGTTTATTCAGATAATGCCAGGTGTCCCACATGATATCCATATTATCCTTTGGTCTTCACTACCAGATTATGAGCTATCTCATGGTATCACAGTTTCAAAAATTTGAAACTAAAAATTAAAGGCTGTGGTTTTTTCTTACAATTAAAAGACAAAGCCAAGTTTAGTTTCTTGGAACCAAGATCCACATCCTTTCTACTGTGCATtgttatttgtaatttttaaagataTCTTTAGAAACAAGCTTTTTGGACACACTTTATTTAAAAGTTAGGGAAAATTCTACTGAAATAATATGTTCAATGGAAAAAGAATTTAATGTCCTTTATCTTGCTAACTGTATTcttgacatccttattcctcaaactgtagatcaagggattcaacatggggatcaccACTGTGTAAAACACAGAGGCTACTTTGATGGAGTGTCTGGAGTTTTTGGAGTTGGGCACACAGTAGAGGAAGAGGATGGTGCCATGGAAGATGGTAATGGCTGTCAGATGAGATGCACAGGTAGAAAACGCCTTATGATGACCACTGGCTGAATGcattttcaagatggtgacaaTGATAAACACATAGGAAGTGAGAATTATGAGTAAGGTACTCACCTCATTAAAAGTGGCAAAGATGAAAAGCAGTAACTGGCTGAGAGAAGTATCAGAGCAAGAAAGTGAGAGAAGCGAGGAGAACTCACAGAAAAAGTGATTGATTGTGTTGAAACCATGGAAAGATAACTGGAAAGTAGAGCATGTGATCACCAAGGAACATACTATTCCCCATGCATATGATCCCACCACCAGCATAGCACAGAGTCTCCGGGACATGGCAACTGTGTACAGCAGAGGGTTGCAAATGGCCACAaaacggtcataggccattacagCCAATAGAAATGATTCGGTCACCACAAAggcacaaaagagaaagaattgcACTACACATCCTAAAAATGAAATGGTTCTGTCTTCTACAACTAGGTTCACCAGCATCTTGGGAGCAACGATGGAGGAATAGCAGAAATCCACAAATGAgaggtggctgaggaaaaagtacatgggggtgtgcagcTTGGGGTTAATTTTGATGATTACGATCATCCCAAGATTCCCTACAACAGTGACACTGTAGATGGCCATAAATACCAAGAAGAGGGGAACCTGCAGTTCTGGGCGATCTGAGAAGCCCAAAAGGGTGAACGTGACACCACTTTTATTTCTCTCTGAAAATGACATGGCTTCTGTTTGTCAAAATCTGAAAGTCAGTCCtagaagttaaaaaacaaaaaaattaaagatagtGGACATATAGGAAGCTTCATCAATTTCTGCTAGTCAAGACTGAAAAGCATATCTCATTcagaatttatgtttttattaaccaaaatgcagtaaatttctaaaattttaaaaaatgattgcctCTCTgtaaaattttcttcaaaatttaaggattgtatggtaatttgcaaaccctggtggcttagtgtttaagtgctatggctgctaaccaacgtgtcggcagtttgaattcgccaggtgctccttggcaactctatggggcagttctactctgtcctataggttcgttacgagtgggaatcgactcgatggcactgggttattttttgggttatgGTAATTTTAAATCAAATTCTCACATAACACTTTCAGTTTTCCTTGAATGTTatcagttcatagaagaaaagcctggcctgATGCTGGATTATGTCAGTCTCATTGTAAATAACGAAAATCAGAAAAATCtaaattatatcatttaattGGTTCATAACATGTACATGTTATGGACTTAAAGAATGGACAGCCTTAACACTTcccatttgtgtttttattgttaatcctatGTAATACTTTaatctgtgtttttctttctgaCACACTGTCAATCTGATATCAAAATAAACCTCAATTACTTTTTAACTGTCTGTGTGCTACCACTGTGTAGTGCCCTTGGCTAGAAATTAAAAACTGAAGGTTcctgtccacccacaggcaccctTGGAAAAAGCATCAGTGATCTAATTctcaaaaatcaggcattgaaaaattTGTGGACCACAGCTCTACACTTCAACTCATGAGATTCCAAGTGGACTTGTTGACAACATTTCTTTGTTCCTCAAATCTGGGAGCTCTGAATTCCAATTCTCCCTCATTGTTTGAGGAATATAAAGACTAAAGCAGAGGATGGACATAATCTAGCCCACATTCTTATTCTAAAGATGGCATAACAgcagtcagaagaagccttgatttttaaaatgacatGCAAATAAAATCCAGTCTCTGATCCACAGCCTTGCACCCATTTCTCCACCCCATACAATGGTCCATTTAATAAGTCTATCTACTAATATATTTCCTTTGTTAATGATCACCCCCTTAAATTTGAACAAACTAGAGACTCTAAAATTATAGGAAATATTCTATTGACACTGTTATGTGCCACAGAGACAAAGAAGAGAGCCTCATCCAGATGAAATGCAAGAGAAAAGGATTTAGAGTTGTTTTCACACAGGAATAGCTAAAGACTCTGACTTAGAAATTCCCATTCCCATAGTCTCTCCCATTCACTTCTCTTCCATCAAAACACCTAGGATACTCATTTTTATACTCATTACTTTTTACATGTGTATAAGAATTAAAAACACTCAGTAGTAGGGCACAGTTAAGGTATTTTATGAGAaaacagtaacacacacacacacaattattgTATTTCTTGAATTGGTGACCAGCACCTTTCAGGTCGCAACATACTGGGAAACACTTTCTCTGTCTATGATTTGTGGTAAGTTCCTCTCTGATTCTGAAACCCAACAAATCATTTTCAGATGGCCCAGAAATAAAAATGTCAGATCATGTGTTATACTGAGTCCCTCAATGGCCCCATGCTGTTCCTATAAAAACCTGAGCGTTGAAGACAACCTCAAAATGCAACCCATCGCACAACTGGTCATTCTAGTTATCACATTTTTAACAACATATTTCATTTTTAAGGTGtttaaaacttaattttaatCAAATGTATGTCTTTAATGTAATGATGATTTTCTGTCTCATATGTTGATATTAAACTgatgacaaatttattctctcatttagCCCAGGAAATAAGATAGCTAAAATCTCCTTCCCTGTAATTTCCTcccattttattgttcttttgatCTCAGGGAACACTTGATTTCCCTGCTTTATGCTTTGTAATCATTAAAGCTGGAAGTTTGCATAGAaagataggtgatagatagatgacagatagatagatagatagatgatagatagacagacagacagacagacagatagatagatagatagatgatagatgaaagataggtagatagatgatagatagatagataatagatagatagagagatgatagatgatagatggtagATGATAGATGaaaaataggtagatagatagatgaaagatagatgatagatagatagatagatagatagatagatagatagatagatagatagatgaaagataggtacatagatagatgatagatagataatagatagatagagagatgatagatggtAGATGATAGATGaaaaataggtagatagatagatgaaagatagatgatagatagatagatagatagatagatagatagatagatagatagatagatagatagatagatgatagatagaaagatgatagatagatagatggtagatgaTAAATGAAagataggtagacagatgatagatagctgaaagatagatggtagatagatagatgaaagatagatagatagatagatgatagatagatagatggatagacgaCTCATAGATTATTTTTTCCAAAAGATTCTATTCAATTTCAGTTTATTTCATTCTGCTTAAATACTTGTCTACTCTACCTTGACAACTGCTCCAAAAATTtacaagaggaagaaaataaacatttccaAATCTCTCACGATTCCTCTATTCCCCTGCCCCAGGTACCTGTCATCCAGGGCGCTGTTACTGAGGAGTTTTGTGAATGAGATTCATCTCAACAAAAataggttaggttttttttttttttttaatgagccagGTTCTCTACACAAAGCTTGGCATAAAGAGTGCACATCCTGTTCCTTGCATGTTCAGATATGTACCTTTTGTTTTGGGTCAATATTCCTCAagaattctacttctgaaaattatgttttcccccTTCATAATGTTTCCTAGATATCCTACATTGACGTTAAAATCACTCCTTCTTTAGAATTGTTAACAAACCTGCTAATGGCAAAGAGAAGGCCTCTCCTGCCTCTGGGAAACCTGAATGGGAGTGAAGTACATGCAACATTACATTTGTACTAACAAACTTGGGACATAAACCCTAGGGACCATATGTTGCCTGATTCTCTAGAGgacaaaagataaagaattaaCTACCTTTCTTAGCtgtatttgaaaacctggaggaaatttGCATTACCATAGGAACATTTTATAAGAAGCgatttatattttaaagtcaTCTTCCCCAGCCTTCTGAACACTTCCACAGTATCCAATAGTTATCCAGTAtgtgactacaaaaaaaaaagttgccatttagtcgattccaattcataccgATCTTATATGTAACTATAAGAGACATAATTATCAAATATTAATTGACTAATTACTAAGAACCCTTCTGATAGGTGAGAAATGATATCTAAGAGCAGTTTTCACATGTGCTTCTACTACTTTGACTCAGACTGAACAACTTTTCATCTTTTGGAGCTATTCGTATTTCTTAGTGAGGACTCTTTAACCTTATGTCCATTTTTTTACAGAACTGTCATTTCCTCCTCTACTCTATGTGACATGTGGtaattttttccactttttttcatttgtgattttaatttatgttcttttgtttttttccacaaAGTTTCTGTATATTCATGTAATCTAAATTTTAAGCTTTGTTTTCAGAACCTAATTTCGTGAGTGGAGTAAGAAAGAGATTCAATTTTATCCTTTCCTTGTATGGCTAAGGAAAGATGCCCTTAAGGCTCTGAACATCTGTTTGCCCCAACAGTACACTATTTTAATAATAgttactttataatttttttaatactttgcaGGATTAACTTTCCTAGTCTAATTTGGTTTATTATCTTTTTTCCTGaataacttattttttattctttcatatgcatattagaacagaaattttaaaatatgatttcttGATATTACCAGATGAATCTTGTAGTACACTCTTGGTCTTAATAAAtgtcaacataaataaaaaaagtcTTAGGAAGATTTCTAGACCTGATATTACTGGTCATGGAACATTTCAGTAAATTATATCCAGGCTTAATCTAGGAATATTGAAATGGCTCAAATGATTGTCCCTCTTGCAAGGCCAAATTAATATTCATGACCTCTTAGACTGACAACTTTAGAGATAATAGAATGAAAGTGCAGTAGAATTGGAGACAACAGTTAAGTTCCTGTTCTAAACCAGTCACTTCTGTTTATACAAATTTGTGTGAATTACATATTCCTTCAACTTCTGTATTATCATCTATGCACTGGTGTATAATTgtcctttccctctctccttctcaacaTAAGCTGATCATTTACACTGCAAGGTTGCTCATTCATAGGATCCACAGGACCAAAGGAACAAAGGTGTCAGACAAGAATGATtcgcctttatcaccactgtttttCAACAATGTGCTGGAGAacctacctagagcaataaggcaagagaaagaaaactatCCTTACTCACCGATGATACGATTCTAAACATAACCCAGCATAAGAAAACAGGAgaaatgctaggggccctagtaTATGACATAAAtacgatacaaaccataactaacaaacaccagaagacaaactggataactgggagctcctaaaaactcaACACTTAAGCCCAAAGATctcacaggaaaactactggaactaatagagaaATTCAGCAGTGTAGCAGGAAACAAGGTCAACATcgaaaaatcagatggattcctatgtgccaacaaagaaaacttggaaaagggaattaggaaaacaataccatttataatagcccctaaaaagataaaacatttaggaatagatctaaccaggggtgtaaaagacctatataaagaaaactaaaaaaaaactactacaagaaaccaaaagagacctacataaatgaaaaaacttaCCATGTtcttggataggtagacttaacattgtgaaaatatcatttctacccaaagcgatctacagatataatacaatttcaatccaaataccaacagcattctttaacaagatgctAAATTATTCActcactttatatggaaaagaaagacatTCTAGATAAGCAAAGGATTaatgaagaaaacaagcaaaatagGAGGtctcgcactacctgatctcagcacctactatacagccatggtagtcaaaacatcctgtcACTGGTACAGTGGCAGACAGATCAATGGGACTAAATTAAGAACCCAGGCTTAAATCTATCCAACTGTGGTCAGTTGACTATGACAAAGTACCAAAGTACACTGAATGTGAAAAACtagtgtttttaacaaacagtgctgagcaacctggatgtccatctgagaaaaaatgaaacaggacctataactcacaccatacacaatgattaactcaaaatgaaccaaagacctaaatatagaaccTACaatgttaaagatcatggaagaaaaaaaactagtgtaatagttaagattgtgtgtcaacttggctagaccatgattcccagtgtttatatgtgatcacccccatgatgggatctgccgcgagtagccaatcagttgaaagacaatgtccttgggcatgtagcctgcCTCCGAATATAAGGGGATGTTTTGGCTTTTGctctttctggatcctgcagttgtctcctgtttatctgactttcagttcttgggacttcagctagcagtttacctgcaatattcagattcattgatcttcacagcctgtgagcaagagcccttctctctgacctgccaatcttgggttcatcaacccttgtggctatgtgaatcaggagaaacctctattctgatccacggacttgggacgtttcagcctctacaatcatgtaaactgtttcctttatataaatctctccctatatatatatgtgtgtgtgtatatatatacatttacatgtatatatactttactggttttgcttctgtagataaCCCAGAATAAGAAAACCGGAgaaatgctaggggccctagcTGATGGCATAATTATAGTACAAACCAActaacaaacaccagaagataaactagacaactgggagctcttaaaaagtaaacacttaagctcatcaaaagactttgccaaaagagcaaaaagtgaacctacagactgtgaaaaaaaaaaaaaaattggctatgacataccttacagaggtctaatctctaaaatctgtagaatactAAACACCTCAGCAATGCAAAAACAAATAATGCCATTATAAAACTggcaaaggatgtgaatagacgcttaaccaaagaagacataacaGGCAGGTGTCAAACACATACGGAAATGTTCGTGATTATTGGAAATTAGAGatgaaaaccaaaactacaatgaggtatcaTCTCACCCAGACATCACTGGCAGTAAtcgaaaaaaaaatattggagaAGTTGTTGGGAGATTggcactcttatgcactgctggtaggaatgtaaattgCCACAACAAGTGTGGAAtacaatatggcacctccttaaatagctagaaaaagaaatatcataagatccagcaatcctactcctaggaaaatatcctagagaagtaagaaccatcacacaatagacatatacacaccagtgttcactgcagcattattcacaatagcaaaaagataatgtgtacacacaatggattactacatgatgataaacaacaatgatgagaCATTGAAACCTTTTAAACATCTTGCAACATGAATGAATCcagatggcattatgctgagtgaaataagtgtaccacaaaggaaatatattatatgagaccactattataaaaatgcaagaaagcattacatacagaaaaaaacaacaattagtGGTTACGAGGGAACTGGTGGATGGGGagaaaaaattaattattaactttggagaaaggaaagacaacacacaatataggtgaAGGTAGTACACCTTGATGAAAGCAAAATCATAGATGcatcctagacacatccaaacacctcgagggactgagtca comes from Elephas maximus indicus isolate mEleMax1 chromosome 7, mEleMax1 primary haplotype, whole genome shotgun sequence and encodes:
- the LOC126079892 gene encoding olfactory receptor 5D18-like; the protein is MSFSERNKSGVTFTLLGFSDRPELQVPLFLVFMAIYSVTVVGNLGMIVIIKINPKLHTPMYFFLSHLSFVDFCYSSIVAPKMLVNLVVEDRTISFLGCVVQFFLFCAFVVTESFLLAVMAYDRFVAICNPLLYTVAMSRRLCAMLVVGSYAWGIVCSLVITCSTFQLSFHGFNTINHFFCEFSSLLSLSCSDTSLSQLLLFIFATFNEVSTLLIILTSYVFIIVTILKMHSASGHHKAFSTCASHLTAITIFHGTILFLYCVPNSKNSRHSIKVASVFYTVVIPMLNPLIYSLRNKDVKNTVSKIKDIKFFFH